From the bacterium genome, one window contains:
- a CDS encoding dihydrofolate reductase — translation MKLSIIAACSQGRVIGKDGQLPWRLPADLKRFKKITSGHAVVMGRKTAESIVGLLGGPLPGRVNYVLTRSSDFNPLSALSGGGGAGFHKVKSLHEVVASIEMTGETELFFIGGAQVFSAVLHLVDKLYLTCIDEGFEGDAYFPEIVWEEWNWVEQEMHQPSKGNPYTYHFAVLERKK, via the coding sequence AGATGGTCAGTTGCCTTGGCGTCTGCCTGCTGATTTGAAGAGATTCAAGAAGATTACTTCTGGCCATGCGGTAGTAATGGGCAGAAAAACCGCTGAATCAATCGTCGGATTGCTTGGCGGGCCATTACCCGGACGGGTTAATTACGTGCTCACGCGCAGCTCCGACTTCAATCCGCTATCCGCCCTTTCTGGCGGAGGCGGAGCCGGATTTCACAAAGTGAAATCTTTACACGAAGTTGTGGCATCTATTGAAATGACCGGCGAAACAGAATTGTTTTTCATCGGCGGCGCGCAAGTTTTCAGTGCGGTGCTACATCTGGTAGACAAGCTGTATCTGACTTGTATCGATGAGGGCTTTGAGGGAGATGCTTACTTTCCGGAAATAGTTTGGGAAGAATGGAATTGGGTTGAGCAAGAAATGCATCAGCCCAGCAAAGGTAATCCTTATACTTATCATTTCGCCGTATTGGAAAGAAAAAAATAA
- a CDS encoding GNAT family N-acetyltransferase, whose amino-acid sequence MIEIEARSGFNLPPHVQTWNYLDSCRSEFKVGICNLLKQLSKSKSAPLLNTDEFWSACRQERTITALAIDYGNPLEMKVAGMAMMFIHQKFSVINGYIEDVVVDENYQRQGIAVKLMEKLLEVAQALHLKSVNLSSGNGPDRAAAHKLYLKLGFEKRDSTLFRKKL is encoded by the coding sequence ATGATTGAGATCGAGGCACGGAGTGGGTTTAATCTTCCTCCACACGTTCAGACTTGGAATTATTTGGATAGCTGCCGGTCGGAGTTTAAAGTCGGCATCTGTAATCTACTCAAACAGCTTTCTAAGTCTAAATCAGCTCCTTTGCTGAACACCGATGAATTTTGGTCAGCGTGCCGGCAGGAGCGTACGATTACCGCGCTGGCTATCGATTATGGAAATCCTCTCGAAATGAAAGTGGCGGGGATGGCGATGATGTTTATTCATCAGAAGTTCTCTGTTATCAATGGCTATATTGAAGATGTAGTAGTTGACGAAAATTATCAGCGTCAAGGAATCGCCGTTAAGCTAATGGAGAAATTACTTGAAGTTGCTCAAGCGTTGCATCTGAAGAGTGTTAACTTGTCTTCCGGTAATGGTCCGGACAGAGCCGCGGCCCACAAGCTTTATTTGAAGTTGGGTTTTGAAAAGCGCGACAGTACTCTTTTTCGCAAGAAACTATAA
- a CDS encoding phosphoribosyltransferase, with product MVEVPENVQKFYYPWEQFDADVEKIARAVEASGRNFKYVYGIPRGGWPLAVCLSHRMEIPIRAEDPFDPIINWGSRKQEHLETTFIVDDIADTGKQLKPLKDRGYFIATLFYHRQSTFIPDIWIHEKKKEWIVYPWEKEPR from the coding sequence ATGGTCGAAGTTCCCGAAAACGTACAGAAATTCTACTACCCGTGGGAACAATTTGACGCGGACGTGGAAAAGATCGCGCGAGCAGTCGAAGCGAGCGGAAGAAATTTCAAATATGTATATGGGATTCCGCGTGGCGGCTGGCCGCTGGCTGTCTGCCTGTCGCACAGAATGGAAATTCCCATCAGAGCCGAAGATCCATTCGATCCGATCATCAATTGGGGCTCTCGCAAACAAGAGCATCTCGAAACAACTTTCATCGTCGACGATATTGCCGATACCGGCAAACAGCTCAAGCCTCTCAAAGACAGAGGATACTTTATAGCCACACTTTTTTATCACCGCCAGAGTACGTTCATTCCGGACATCTGGATCCACGAAAAGAAAAAGGAGTGGATCGTCTATCCTTGGGAAAAGGAACCGCGATGA
- a CDS encoding HAD-IC family P-type ATPase has product MIKSLSMPVMRDILQRSFWALPIGEALDILETTRSGLSEAEVKERRNLFGVNELPRKLRLSALKIFFSQFKSPMLILLMTASGVTLFLKDWKDAGVILAAVAANIILGFYQENKAEAALSHLKTYIIERTRAFRDGQELEIDAIGLVPGDIIHLTQGDRVPADCRLVYLNDFVVDEAILTGESLPVNKTTEPLSFKAVLADRKSMVFSGTLVVQGFANAVVCATGHDTELGRIAGLVAASEKETTPLQRAIFRFSMKTSAVLMSLTLIVFFIGLYSGRPILEMFLISVAIAVAAVPEGLPVALTVILAIGVQRLAKKNGVVRKLLAAETLGNTSIILTDKTGTLTQAKMELAKIVVFSKSYNEDEILRLALLNTDVVVENFREHYSKWRIIGRPLEAALVKAAARVGILLHDVKKKVELLDYLPFTSKNKYSASLMKDGDEFPFRLNVFGAPEILIRNSDLPEEEKKRMIKEVDQMAYSGERVLGLAIKEIKGQKEYSLREKSNMQGLHFLGTVSFRDPLRLGAKEAIQKVRQAGVRTVIITGDHRGTAEAIAEELGFHVDEDEVIDGAELDAMSDVELKNKLAILKIVARVSPEGKLRVVKAFKEAGEVVAMTGDGINDAASLKEADIGVAMGSGTDVAKDVSDLVLLDDNFSTIVSAIEEGRRILENIRKVIVYLSTALFGELILIGGALLFGLSLPLTAIQILFVNFIADTFPALALAFEDRIDQVMTKRRKTSINLFDKEMALLTLLIGVPTSALFFIFYYYLATHGFDLEIVKTALFASFTTSSLFVIFSVRSLRGPIFSYNPLSNPLLILGVAVGFTLVLAAIYWAPLQGIMGTVALPPIWLAGVVGVGILNIFAIEIGKLISRRWKLNGD; this is encoded by the coding sequence ATGATAAAATCATTAAGTATGCCAGTAATGCGGGACATATTGCAGAGATCATTTTGGGCCCTGCCTATTGGGGAGGCTTTGGATATTTTAGAGACTACTCGCAGCGGTTTGTCAGAGGCCGAAGTAAAAGAGCGCCGGAATTTATTCGGTGTCAATGAGCTGCCGAGGAAGCTGCGACTTTCAGCCCTGAAGATATTCTTTTCGCAATTCAAGAGCCCGATGTTGATTTTGTTGATGACCGCTAGCGGTGTGACGTTGTTTTTAAAAGACTGGAAAGACGCCGGCGTAATTCTTGCGGCAGTGGCGGCCAATATTATTTTAGGATTTTATCAGGAGAATAAGGCGGAAGCGGCTTTATCACATTTGAAAACTTATATAATAGAACGTACCCGGGCTTTTCGGGATGGTCAAGAGTTAGAAATTGATGCGATTGGTCTGGTGCCGGGAGACATTATTCATCTTACTCAAGGCGATCGAGTACCCGCTGATTGCCGGCTGGTTTATCTGAATGATTTCGTAGTAGATGAAGCGATTTTAACCGGAGAATCTTTGCCGGTGAATAAAACCACCGAGCCCTTAAGCTTTAAGGCCGTCTTGGCCGACCGAAAATCAATGGTTTTCAGCGGCACCCTGGTGGTGCAGGGCTTTGCCAATGCCGTAGTCTGCGCTACCGGTCATGATACGGAGCTTGGCCGCATTGCCGGCTTGGTGGCCGCTTCAGAAAAAGAAACCACACCGCTTCAACGGGCAATTTTCCGCTTTAGTATGAAGACTAGTGCGGTATTGATGTCGCTGACGTTGATTGTTTTCTTTATTGGGCTATATTCCGGCCGGCCGATTTTGGAAATGTTTTTAATCTCGGTTGCTATTGCGGTTGCGGCTGTGCCGGAAGGTTTACCGGTAGCGCTGACGGTTATCTTGGCGATTGGCGTGCAGAGATTAGCAAAAAAGAACGGGGTAGTTCGTAAACTGCTTGCCGCGGAAACTCTGGGCAATACTTCAATTATTTTGACCGATAAAACCGGCACGTTAACGCAAGCCAAAATGGAGTTGGCTAAGATTGTGGTTTTTTCTAAGAGCTACAATGAAGACGAGATTCTGCGTCTGGCCCTTTTAAATACAGATGTAGTGGTGGAAAATTTCCGCGAGCATTACTCCAAATGGCGAATAATCGGCCGCCCCTTGGAGGCGGCATTAGTGAAGGCGGCCGCGCGAGTGGGAATTTTGCTGCATGATGTAAAAAAGAAAGTTGAATTGCTGGATTATTTGCCATTCACTTCCAAAAATAAATACTCCGCTTCTTTAATGAAAGACGGCGATGAATTCCCTTTTCGGTTGAATGTTTTCGGCGCGCCGGAGATATTAATCCGCAATTCAGATCTGCCGGAAGAAGAAAAGAAAAGGATGATTAAGGAGGTAGACCAGATGGCGTATAGCGGAGAGCGGGTCCTTGGGTTGGCAATCAAGGAAATAAAAGGTCAGAAGGAATATTCTTTGCGGGAAAAATCCAATATGCAGGGTCTGCATTTTCTGGGAACGGTTTCTTTCCGAGATCCGTTGAGATTGGGAGCGAAGGAGGCGATTCAGAAAGTCCGGCAGGCGGGCGTGCGCACCGTTATTATTACCGGAGATCACCGCGGTACGGCGGAGGCGATTGCTGAAGAGCTGGGCTTTCACGTTGATGAAGATGAGGTAATCGACGGCGCGGAGTTGGATGCGATGTCGGATGTGGAGTTGAAAAATAAGCTGGCAATTTTGAAGATCGTGGCTCGGGTCAGTCCGGAGGGTAAGCTACGCGTCGTAAAGGCTTTTAAGGAAGCAGGTGAAGTGGTGGCGATGACGGGGGACGGTATTAACGACGCCGCCTCATTGAAAGAAGCCGATATTGGGGTGGCGATGGGTTCCGGCACGGATGTAGCAAAGGATGTTTCCGATTTGGTGTTGCTTGATGATAACTTTTCCACAATTGTGTCAGCTATCGAGGAGGGTAGGAGAATTCTGGAGAATATCCGGAAAGTAATCGTTTATCTTTCGACTGCTTTGTTCGGTGAGTTGATCTTAATCGGAGGCGCATTATTGTTCGGTTTGTCTTTACCCCTGACCGCTATTCAGATTCTTTTCGTGAATTTCATCGCCGATACTTTCCCGGCATTAGCATTGGCTTTTGAGGATCGGATTGATCAGGTAATGACGAAGCGGCGTAAAACATCTATTAATTTGTTTGATAAAGAAATGGCCCTGCTGACTTTGCTTATTGGCGTGCCCACTAGCGCATTGTTCTTTATTTTTTATTACTATCTGGCCACTCATGGTTTCGATTTGGAAATTGTGAAGACGGCGCTTTTCGCCTCTTTCACCACCTCCTCTTTGTTTGTGATCTTTTCCGTCCGTAGTTTGCGCGGGCCAATTTTTTCTTATAACCCGCTATCTAATCCATTGTTGATCCTGGGAGTTGCCGTCGGTTTCACTTTAGTACTCGCCGCTATTTATTGGGCGCCATTACAGGGAATTATGGGCACGGTAGCTCTTCCGCCGATCTGGCTGGCGGGAGTGGTGGGTGTGGGCATATTAAATATTTTCGCAATCGAAATCGGAAAGCTAATCTCCCGTCGCTGGAAGTTGAATGGGGATTGA